The Oncorhynchus kisutch isolate 150728-3 linkage group LG20, Okis_V2, whole genome shotgun sequence genome has a segment encoding these proteins:
- the tap2t gene encoding antigen peptide transporter 2, whose product MAHLKTYGLVLLYDLVLWGALWTGLVLLEFSSSGGLVGLWAFGTLRWALHHSITLVLSERKPQPVLRRWVAVLCLLPIVFESGRMVMVPASTADDLGLVPGPSMVVLALVSSTVACLAWELGFPDDGGNQGKEKKKKQEARAQLMRVVRYCKPDTLYLAAAFLFLSLAVICETFIPYYQGKVIDTLSGQYQHNSFMYAIGGMGLVSLGSALCSGLRGGLFMCSLSRLNKRMRHMLFHNLVQQDIPFFEENKPGSLVSRLGYDVEKMGRSVALNSNVLVRSLVKTAGMLFLMLGLSWQLTLLTMVEMPLLTLLQTKYNTYNQEFIKQLQDCQAQIKELASQAIGAVRTVRSFRAEEKELDRYNQALERMYKVQEHKGIISAIHLLLRRVVTVGLKVAMLFLCRRLISAGQLSIGSVLAFVLFQKDMVTNMKQLVYVFGDMLCTVGAAAKVFTFLDRKPDQKEAGELAPAKLQGKLAFHHVSFYYPARQNTPALKAVSLELHAGKMTALVGPSGGGKSSCVSLLARLYEPKEGQVLLDGQPLHCYQHQYLHQKMALVSQEPVLFSGSIRHNIEYGLVGCTLEKVKEAAKSANIHDFICTLEQGYDTDVGECGGQLSSGQKQCIAIARALVREPQVLILDEATSGMDINTQHAVQGVLAGSVGLTVLVVAHRLQTVEKADHIIFMEGGEVVEQGTHQELMASKGRYRRLKEKLFED is encoded by the exons ATGGCTCATTTAAAAACATATGGGCTGGTCCTTCTCTATGACCTAGTGCTGTGGGGGGCACTGTGGACTGGGTTAGTGCTACTTGAGTTCTCCAGTAGTGGAGGACTGGTGGGGTTATGGGCCTTTGGAACCCTAAGGTGGGCATTGCACCACTCAATCACCCTGGTGCTTTCTGAAAGAAAGCCACAGCCAGTGCTGAGGAGATGGGTGGCAGTGCTCTGCCTCTTACCTATTGTGTTTGAAAGTGGACGTATGGTCATGGTCCCGGCATCGACTGCCGACGACCTGGGTCTGGTGCCTGGCCCAAGCATGGTGGTCTTGGCCCTGGTATCCTCCACTGTGGCCTGCCTGGCATGGGAGCTGGGCTTCCCAGATGATGGAGGGAACcaagggaaggagaagaagaagaaacaggaGGCCAGGGCACAGTTGATGAGGGTGGTGCGATACTGCAAACCAGACACCCTCTACCTGGCTGCAGCCTTCCTTTTCCTCAGCCTGGCTGTCATCT GTGAGACGTTTATCCCTTACTACCAGGGGAAGGTCATTGATACACTGAGTGGTCAGTACCAGCACAACAGCTTCATGTACGCCATTGGAGGCATGGGACTCGTCTCACTAGGAAG TGCTCTGTGCTCAGGCCTGCGAGGGGGCTTGTTCATGTGTAGCCTGTCCAGACTCAACAAGAGGATGAGACACATGCTGTTTCACAACCTGGTACAACAGGACATACCCTTCTTTGAGGAGAACAAACCAG GAAGCCTTGTCTCACGCCTCGGCTATGATGTGGAGAAGATGGGACGCTCTGTGGCTCTGAACAGTAATGTGCTGGTGCGCAGCCTGGTGAAGACGGCTGGTATGCTGTTCCTGATGCTGGGCCTGTCCTGGCAGCTCACCCTGCTCACCATGGTGGAGATGCCCCTCCTCACCCTGCTGCAGACCAAATATAACACATACAACCAG GAGTTCATTAAGCAGCTGCAGGACTGCCAGGCCCAGATCAAGGAGCTGGCATCCCAGGCCATTGGGGCGGTGAGAACGGTTCGCAGCTTCAGAGCTGAGGAGAAGGAGCTAGATAGGTACAACCAAGCACTGGAGAGGATGTACAAAGTCCAGGAGCACAAGGGCATCATCAGTGCCATCCACCTTTTACTGAGAAGG GTGGTGACAGTGGGCCTAAAGGTGGCCATGCTGTTCCTGTGTCGGAGGCTCATCTCGGCTGGCCAGCTGAGCATTGGCAGTGTGCTGGCTTTTGTCCTCTTCCAGAAAGACATGGTGACCAATATGAAG CAACTTGTGTATGTCTTTGGAGACATGCTGTGCACTGTCGGGGCGGCAGCCAAGGTGTTCACATTTCTGGACAGAAAGCCAGATCAGAAAGAAGCAGGAGAGCTGGCTCCTGCAAAGCTTCAGGGGAAACTTGCTTTCCACCATGTCAGCTTCTACTATCCCGCACGCCAAAATACACCCGCACTGAAG GCTGTGAGTCTGGAACTGCATGCGGGGAAGATGACAGCGCTGGTGGGGCCCTCTGGTGGCGGGAAGAGCTCCTGCGTCAGCCTGCTGGCGAGGTTGTATGAGCCCAAGGAGGGCCAGGTGCTGTTGGATGGACAGCCCCTGCACTGCTACCAGCACCAGTACCTGCATCAGAAG ATGGCCCTGGTGTCCCAGGAACCAGTGCTCTTCTCTGGATCTATCAGACACAACATAGAGTACGGCCTCGTGGGATGCACCCTGGAGAAGGTGAAAGAGGCTGCGAAGAGCGCCAACATCCACGACTTTATTTGTACGCTGGAACAGGGCTACGACACAG ATGTAGGTGAGTGTGGAGGGCAGCTGTCTTCTGGACAGAAGCAGTGCATCGCCATAGCCAGAGCTCTGGTTCGAGAGCCACAGGTCCTAATTCTGGACGAGGCAACCAGCGGCATGGACATCAACACACAGCATGCG GTGCAGGGCGTCCTGGCAGGCTCAGTGGGCCTGACAGTGTTGGTGGTGGCCCACCGGCTGCAGACTGTGGAGAAGGCTGACCACATCATCTTCATGGAGGGCGGGGAGGTGGTTGAGCAGGGCACACACCAGGAGCTCATGGCTAGCAAGGGGCGCTACCGTCGGCTCAAAGAGAAACTCTTTGAGGACTGA